The nucleotide sequence CGATGGCGTCGAAATCGACTGATGCTTCCAGGCGCAATACCGCGCTGATCGGAGCAGTACAGCCTGGCAACCGGCAATGGGGAATGGCGATGCCGTTACCGAAGCCGGTGGAGCCGAGTTTTTCACGGGCCACCAGACTTTCAAAGATGTCCTGGCCATCGAGGTCGGGCAGTTCGCGAGCGACCAGGTTGGCGATTTGTTCCAGTACGCGTTTTTTACTGCCACCCGGCACGTTCACCAGGGAACGGCCGGGGGTCAGGATGTTTTCAAGTCGAATCATGGGAAGGAAGGTTATTAGCGAGCCGTAGCGCCTTGCAGGCGACCTAGCTGCTTCTCCTTATATTTGATGAGTTGGCGATCGAGCTTATCGGTAAGCAGATCGATCGCGGCGTACATGTCTTCGTGTTCGGCGTTGGCGACGATTTCGCCGCCGGCGATGTGCAGAGTCGCTTCGATTTTCTGTTTGAGCTTCTCGACCTCCATGATGACCTGCACATTGGTGATCTTGTCGAAGTGGCGCTCCAATCGTCCGAGTTTCTCGGCGACATAGTCGCGCATGGCGTCGGTCACATCCAGTTGATGTCCACTGATGTTGACTTGCATACCGCGTTCTCCTTATTGCCGTGTGTAAGAACAGGCTAACGGGCCTGTAACCGGAACACTTTGGCTTGGATCAATGTTCCGTCACATCAGTCGCTTGCGTTCGCTGGAGGGGGCTATTCCGAGGGATTCACGGTATTTGGCGACGGTGCGACGGGCCACTTGAATGCCCTGTGCTTCCAGTAAACCAGCGATCTTGCTGTCGCTCAACGGCTTTTTCGCATTTTCCGCGGCGACCAGTTTTTTGATGATTGCGCGGATCGCGGTAGACGAGCATTCGCCGCCTTCGGAGGTACTGACGTGGCTGGAGAAGAAATATTTCAGCTCGTAAATACCGCGTGGGGTATGCATGAATTTCTGTGTGGTGACCCGTGAAATGGTCGATTCATGCATGCCAACGGCTTCGGCGATGTCGTGCAGAACCAGCGGTTTCATCGCTTCGTCGCCATAGTCGAGGAAGCCGCGTTGATGTTCGACGATCTGCGTGGCGACCTTCATCAGCGTTTCGTTGCGGCTTTGCAGGCTCTTGATAAACCAGCGCGCTTCCTGCAACTGATTGCGCATGAAGGTGTTGTCGGCACTAGCGTCGGCGCGTTTCACGAAGCCGGCGTATTGCGGGTTGACCCGCAAGCGCGGCATGGCTTCCTGGTTGAGCTCCACCAGCCAGCGATCGTTGTGTTTGCGCACGATGACATCCGGCACCACATATTCCGGCTCACTCGATTCGATCTGCGAGCCCGGGCGCGGATTAAGGCTTTGAATCAGTTCGATGATTTGGCGCAGCTCGTCTTCTTTCAAGCGCATGCGACGCATCAGTTGGCTGTAATCGCGCCCCCCGAGCAGATCGAGATAGTCGCTCGCCAGGCGTTGAGCCTCGCTCAGCCAGGGGGTCTTTGCTGGCAGCTGGCGCAATTGCAGCAGCAGGCATTCGCTGAGGTCGCGTGCACCGATGCCGGCGGGTTCGAACTGCTGGATGCGGTGCAGCACCGCTTCGATTTCATCGAGTTCGATATCCAGTTCCGGATCGAAGGCTTCCAGCACTTCCTGCAGGGTTTCGTCCAGATAACCCTGATTGTTGATGCAATCGATCAGGGTAACGGCGATCAGGCGATCTTTATCGGACATCGGCGCCAGGTTGAGCTGCCAGAGCAGGTGGGTCTGCAGGCTCTCGCCGGATGAGGTGCGGGTGGTGAAATCCCACTCGTCATCATCGTTGCTGGGCAGGCTGCTGGCGCTCGTCTGGTAGACATCTTCCCAGGCGGTATCGACGGGCAACTCGCTGGGTATGCGTTCGTTCCACTCGCCTTCTTCGAGATTCTCGGGCGACGAGTTGGTTTCCTGATAGCTGGTTTCGCTAAACGATTCGGCCTGTTCCGGCGTGGAATTCTGAGTGTCAGCGCCATTGGCCAGCGGATCGGTGTTGTCGAAATCCTCGCCTTCTTCCTGGCGCTCCAGCATCGGGTTGGATTCCAGAGCTTCCTGAATCTCTTGCTGGAGATCCAGGGTGGATAGCTGGAGGAGGCGGATGGCCTGTTGCAGCTGCGGTGTCATCGTCAGCTGCTGGCCCATCTTAAGGACTAGCGATGGTTTCATGGCAGGGGCTTAGTACCTTGTTCGCCGGCGCAGGGCGCCATCCACTACAGGGCGCGAGGCGCCGTTAGGAAGCAAATTATATGCCCAAGCTTTGGGTGTTTTTCTAGTCCGTTGTTTGCTTCCCGGTAATTTGCCGCGTTACAGGCGGAATTCATGCCCCAGGTAGACTTCCTTGACCAACTGGTTGGCCAGGATCGTCTCGGCATCGCCCTCGGCGATCAATTGGCCGTCATTGACAATGTAGGCGGTTTCGCAGATGTCCAAAGTCTCGCGCACGTTGTGATCGGTGATCAAAACGCCAATGCCTTTGGCTTTAAGGTGATGAATGATTTGCTTGATGTCGCCTACCGAAATGGGGTCGACCCCGGCGAACGGTTCATCGAGCAGGATGAATTTCGGTGCGGTGGCCAGCGCTCGGGCGATTTCCACCCGGCGGCGCTCGCCACCAGACAGGCTCATGCCGAGGTTGTCGCGGATATGGCTGATATGGAATTCCTGCAGCAGGCTTTCCAGCTCTTTGCGGCGTCCGGCGCGGTCGAGTTCCTGGCGAGTTTCGAGGATCGCCATGATGTTGTCGGCAACCGACAGCTTGCGAAAAATTGATGCTTCCTGCGGCAGATAGCCAATACCGGCGCGAGCGCGACCGTGCATCGGCAGGTGCGTGACGTCTTGTTGGTCGATGCGCACGCGGCCCTGATCAGCGCCCACCAGGCCGACAATCATGTAGAAACAGGTGGTTTTGCCAGCGCCGTTGGGGCCGAGCAAGCCAACGATCTGCCCACTTTCGATGGACAGGCTGACATCGCGAACGACCTGGCGGCCTTTGTAGCTTTTCGCCAGGTGTTGGGCTTTCAGGGTGGCCATTACTGAGGTGCCTGCTCTGCGGCGGGTTTGGTCTTCGGCTGGATGACCATGTCGATGCGTGGGCGCGGCGTGGTCACGTTGGTGCCTGTGGCGCGGCCTGCGTTGACGATCTGACGCTGGGTGTCATAGACGATTTTTTCGCCTTCGAAGGTGTTGCCTTCCTGAATGACCTTGGCTTGGTCGATCAGGACGATGCGATCTTTGCTGGCGAAATACTGGATGGTCAGGCCGTAGGCTTTGACGATCTCCTTATCGACTGCCGGCTTCTGCTCGTAATAGGCCGGTCGACCGACCGAGGTGAACACGTCGATGTCGCCCTGGGCGGTCTGCGTGATGGTTACTGTGTCGCCAGTAATCTTCATGCTGCCTTGGGTAATGATCACGGTCCCGCGGTATACGGCCACGCCCTGCTTGTCGTCCAGCTCGGCGCTGTCGGCCTGCACGCGGATCGGTTGTTCGCGGTCGTTCGGCAGTGCCCATGCACTGGGGCTGGCAATGGCGACGCCCAGACTAAGCAGCAGGGGCAGTGTGCGAAGGGAAAAAGGGTTAACGAACCTCATGCTGGCCTCTTACGTTGGACAGCAGGTGCACCCGGCTGTCTTTCAAGTACGCTTTCATTCCATTAGCCGTGGTCACCCCATTGGCGGCCTCGATTCTAACGGCTTGCTGGGTTTGCGCATATTCCTTGTCGGGGAACACGGTCATGCGGCTGCTGGTAATGACGGTCGGTCGACCTTTTGCATCGGTGCGTTCAATGCGCACGCTATCGATCAATTCAACTTCTTCGCCATTCGGCGACACCTCGGCGCGCTCGCTGCGTACATGCCACGGCAGGGGCGTGCCCCGATAGAGCTCGAGGTCTGGGCGGCTGACCATGGTGACGTCGGTAGCCCGGATGTGCTCGATTTTTTCGCCAAGCAGTTGGTAATGCAGCTTGCCGTCTGCCTGAAACTGTACGGTGCGAGCGTTCAGCGCATAGAAATCGATGGCGGTATCGGTATCGGTGCTGGCCGTCTTTTCATTCTCGGGGGCGATATTCCAGTAACCCAGGGCGGCAAGCAGGGCGGCCGCCAGGCAGAAAAACAAGGTGAGAAGTACTTTGCGCAGCATGCAGAGCCCTATAGGTAGGCGGCTTGGGCGGCGTCGAGGCTGCCCTGGGCGCGCATGATCAATTCACAAAACTCACGAGCTGCACCTTCACCGCCGCGCGCCTGGGTAACGCCATGCGCGTGCTGGCGGACGAAGTTGTCAGCGCTCGCCACTGCCATGCCCAGGCCGACGCGGCGGATGACCGGTAGATCGGGCAGGTCGTCGCCCAGGTAGGCGACCTGCTCATAGCCGAGATTGAGCTCGCCGAGCAATTCATCGAGCACGACCAGTTTATCCTCGCGGCCCTGGTAAAGATGCTGGATTCCCAGATTCTGCGCGCGGCGCTCGACCACGGGGGTCTTGCGCCCGCTGATAATCGCCGTGCGCACACCAGAATTGATCAGCATTTTGATGCCGTGGCCATCCAGCGTATTGAACGTCTTGAATTCGCTGCCATCGGTGAGGAAGTACAGGCGTCCGTCGGTAAGTACTCCGTCGACGTCGAAAATCGCTAGCTTGATATTGCGTGCACGCTGCAGCAGTTCATCGCTCATTACATTACTCCTGCGCGCAACAGGTCGTGCATATTCAGGGCGCCAACGGGGCGATCCTGATCGTTGACCA is from Pseudomonas sp. LS44 and encodes:
- the ptsN gene encoding PTS IIA-like nitrogen regulatory protein PtsN, whose product is MIRLENILTPGRSLVNVPGGSKKRVLEQIANLVARELPDLDGQDIFESLVAREKLGSTGFGNGIAIPHCRLPGCTAPISAVLRLEASVDFDAIDGAPVDLLFVLLVPEAATDEHLELLRQIASMLDRNEVRERLRHAQSSDNLYQVVVDVQNGS
- the hpf gene encoding ribosome hibernation-promoting factor, HPF/YfiA family — encoded protein: MQVNISGHQLDVTDAMRDYVAEKLGRLERHFDKITNVQVIMEVEKLKQKIEATLHIAGGEIVANAEHEDMYAAIDLLTDKLDRQLIKYKEKQLGRLQGATAR
- a CDS encoding RNA polymerase factor sigma-54, translated to MKPSLVLKMGQQLTMTPQLQQAIRLLQLSTLDLQQEIQEALESNPMLERQEEGEDFDNTDPLANGADTQNSTPEQAESFSETSYQETNSSPENLEEGEWNERIPSELPVDTAWEDVYQTSASSLPSNDDDEWDFTTRTSSGESLQTHLLWQLNLAPMSDKDRLIAVTLIDCINNQGYLDETLQEVLEAFDPELDIELDEIEAVLHRIQQFEPAGIGARDLSECLLLQLRQLPAKTPWLSEAQRLASDYLDLLGGRDYSQLMRRMRLKEDELRQIIELIQSLNPRPGSQIESSEPEYVVPDVIVRKHNDRWLVELNQEAMPRLRVNPQYAGFVKRADASADNTFMRNQLQEARWFIKSLQSRNETLMKVATQIVEHQRGFLDYGDEAMKPLVLHDIAEAVGMHESTISRVTTQKFMHTPRGIYELKYFFSSHVSTSEGGECSSTAIRAIIKKLVAAENAKKPLSDSKIAGLLEAQGIQVARRTVAKYRESLGIAPSSERKRLM
- the lptB gene encoding LPS export ABC transporter ATP-binding protein, translating into MATLKAQHLAKSYKGRQVVRDVSLSIESGQIVGLLGPNGAGKTTCFYMIVGLVGADQGRVRIDQQDVTHLPMHGRARAGIGYLPQEASIFRKLSVADNIMAILETRQELDRAGRRKELESLLQEFHISHIRDNLGMSLSGGERRRVEIARALATAPKFILLDEPFAGVDPISVGDIKQIIHHLKAKGIGVLITDHNVRETLDICETAYIVNDGQLIAEGDAETILANQLVKEVYLGHEFRL
- the lptA gene encoding lipopolysaccharide transport periplasmic protein LptA; the protein is MRFVNPFSLRTLPLLLSLGVAIASPSAWALPNDREQPIRVQADSAELDDKQGVAVYRGTVIITQGSMKITGDTVTITQTAQGDIDVFTSVGRPAYYEQKPAVDKEIVKAYGLTIQYFASKDRIVLIDQAKVIQEGNTFEGEKIVYDTQRQIVNAGRATGTNVTTPRPRIDMVIQPKTKPAAEQAPQ
- the lptC gene encoding LPS export ABC transporter periplasmic protein LptC, producing the protein MLRKVLLTLFFCLAAALLAALGYWNIAPENEKTASTDTDTAIDFYALNARTVQFQADGKLHYQLLGEKIEHIRATDVTMVSRPDLELYRGTPLPWHVRSERAEVSPNGEEVELIDSVRIERTDAKGRPTVITSSRMTVFPDKEYAQTQQAVRIEAANGVTTANGMKAYLKDSRVHLLSNVRGQHEVR
- the kdsC gene encoding 3-deoxy-manno-octulosonate-8-phosphatase KdsC translates to MSDELLQRARNIKLAIFDVDGVLTDGRLYFLTDGSEFKTFNTLDGHGIKMLINSGVRTAIISGRKTPVVERRAQNLGIQHLYQGREDKLVVLDELLGELNLGYEQVAYLGDDLPDLPVIRRVGLGMAVASADNFVRQHAHGVTQARGGEGAAREFCELIMRAQGSLDAAQAAYL